In Elaeis guineensis isolate ETL-2024a chromosome 1, EG11, whole genome shotgun sequence, a genomic segment contains:
- the LOC140854134 gene encoding 3-phosphoinositide-dependent protein kinase 2-like: MSRLASIDSFDSRWQEFLEPGENIVMISKLKKLQKLSNKKIQLILTDKPKLICVDPSKMMVKKNIIWSNNPAGLSVQVSNSSHFKICTPKKVMPFEDVKQRAWQWKKTIEGLQQR; encoded by the exons ATGTCTAGGCTTGCTTCAATTGACTCTTTTGACTCCAGATG GCAAGAGTTTCTGGAGCCAGGAGAGAACATTGTTATGATTTCAAAGCTGAAGAAACTTCAGAAGCTATCAAACAAGAAAATACAACTCATTCTCACAGATAAACCCAAATTGATATGTGTAGATCCTTCCAAGATGATGGTTAAAAAGAACATTATTTGGTCTAATAACCCCGCTGGCCTCAGTGTCCAAGTATCAAATTCTTCGCATTTCAAGATATGCACA CCAAAGAAGGTGATGCCATTTGAAGATGTGAAGCAGCGAGCATGGCAATGGAAGAAGACGATTGAAGGTCTACAGCAGCGCTAG